One segment of Pseudomonas pohangensis DNA contains the following:
- a CDS encoding inorganic phosphate transporter, with translation MSMISEYGTLLLLLACAFGFFMAWGVGANDVANAMGTSVGSRALTIKQAIFIAMIFEFCGAYLAGGEVTDTIKNGIVDASQISPDLMVLGMMSALLAAGTWLLIASRKGWPVSTTHSIVGAVIGFAAVGVSMDAVHWSEVGPIVASWVVSPTLAGLVSFGLFISVQKLIINTDKPFNNAKRFVPMYMFLTGFMVAIVTLSKGLKHIGLNLSGGESLVLALGIGFLVMLLGIVLISRIHIDIEADKDFHYASVEKVFAVLMVFTACSMAFAHGSNDVANAVGPLAAIVGVIESGGTAVAGAKSAVPGWILLLGAIGIVIGLATYGYKVIATIGKQITELTPSRGFAAELAAATTVVGASALGLPVSTTHTLVGAVLGVGIARGIGALNLGVIGSIFMSWLITLPVGAGLSILFFLILRGIFL, from the coding sequence ATGTCGATGATTAGTGAATACGGCACGCTGCTGCTCTTGCTGGCCTGCGCCTTCGGTTTTTTCATGGCCTGGGGTGTGGGTGCCAATGATGTAGCCAATGCCATGGGTACCTCGGTGGGTTCGCGCGCACTGACGATCAAGCAGGCGATCTTTATCGCCATGATTTTCGAGTTCTGCGGTGCCTATCTGGCCGGTGGTGAAGTCACCGACACCATCAAGAACGGCATTGTTGACGCCAGTCAGATCAGTCCGGACCTGATGGTGCTGGGCATGATGTCGGCGCTACTGGCCGCCGGTACCTGGCTGCTGATTGCTTCGCGCAAGGGATGGCCGGTATCGACTACGCACTCCATCGTTGGTGCCGTGATCGGTTTTGCCGCAGTCGGTGTCTCGATGGATGCGGTGCACTGGTCGGAAGTCGGCCCGATTGTGGCCAGCTGGGTGGTTTCCCCGACACTTGCCGGGCTGGTGTCCTTCGGCCTGTTTATCAGCGTGCAGAAGCTGATCATCAATACCGACAAGCCGTTCAACAATGCCAAGCGTTTTGTGCCGATGTACATGTTCCTCACCGGGTTCATGGTGGCGATCGTAACCCTGTCCAAGGGGCTCAAGCATATCGGCCTGAATCTGAGTGGTGGCGAGAGCCTGGTGCTGGCGCTCGGGATAGGGTTCCTGGTGATGCTGCTGGGTATCGTGCTGATCAGCCGTATTCACATTGATATCGAGGCCGACAAGGACTTCCACTATGCCAGCGTGGAGAAGGTGTTCGCCGTGCTGATGGTGTTCACAGCCTGCTCGATGGCCTTCGCCCACGGTTCCAATGACGTGGCCAATGCGGTCGGACCGCTGGCGGCGATTGTCGGCGTGATCGAGTCCGGCGGTACCGCTGTTGCTGGCGCGAAAAGTGCGGTGCCGGGCTGGATACTGCTGCTCGGTGCCATCGGCATCGTGATCGGTCTGGCCACCTACGGCTACAAGGTAATTGCCACCATCGGCAAGCAGATCACCGAGCTGACCCCTAGCCGCGGTTTTGCCGCCGAGCTGGCCGCGGCGACTACCGTGGTGGGCGCCTCTGCACTCGGCTTGCCGGTTTCGACCACACATACGCTGGTGGGCGCGGTGCTGGGCGTCGGCATAGCCCGTGGTATCGGTGCGCTCAACCTTGGCGTGATCGGCTCGATCTTCATGTCCTGGTTAATCACCCTGCCGGTCGGTGCGGGTCTGTCGATCCTGTTCTTCCTGATTCTGCGCGGCATCTTCCTCTGA